One part of the Alosa alosa isolate M-15738 ecotype Scorff River chromosome 4, AALO_Geno_1.1, whole genome shotgun sequence genome encodes these proteins:
- the agap2 gene encoding arf-GAP with GTPase, ANK repeat and PH domain-containing protein 2 isoform X2, with amino-acid sequence MVCFPCSELMSQGDTLQQRTTYLISVTLVKVEAVEEHGARQTRPTAHVLGSEIGQKRPGALVDEGELPQRQDAEEAAEQGAGKCIKLKEGERVPSTSLQVTNTNKNGRSEGTGMPAIRDDQPFHLADMGASANNTESDTSESISQGPTSLEKSHCRTIGGPELRETRKSRSSKSLNCEDRGVRVSFPTSASEDTGSFVGPHRASWNESGNGAFRESGRNEGSSVSALAYGNAEETRGNLPRPQKLKMGSVSLPGPNTQASKTLRKGKKSHTLDNSDLRCLSEELQGQAATHSQAAQSNKASARDHKMLKFISGIFSKSNPSTAPPKQSSMQRDSSEEEVACSNSQEWTLNRSIPELHLGLLGGLRSGKSALVNRYITRSYVPMECPEGGRYKKEVLVDGQSYLLLIREEPGLPDAQFTNWVDAVVFVFSLENEASFQEVYKDFSELSSHRSTVDIPLIIVGTQDKISSTNPRVIEDSRARQLSVDVKRSVYYETCATYGLNVDRVFTEAAQKIVAAKKQAALLAASKSLPNSPCHSADSTSVPGPYHGQASNGGQSSDVSSSLPSTPVVGHRELRGGGSQRNIPRRRTSLFGNRRGSDSEKKTPDNRAEVPGIRSAAIKQGILWKRSGSSLNKDWKKKFVTLSNNGILYYHSNQNDYTQNVHGKEINLLRVTVKVPGKRPPRAMSHGGSTSGLNGVPKDGLASEGTTPAASLSPVSLLPVDEGAGVVNSPARETGLRRCSSTLSNKNFHSDADGMTNLASKEQVPASPMTSRKKPTRKKSMNPKGDAAMGQAEEEDNADFIIVSSTGQTWHFEASSQDERDAWVQAIESQILACLQGCESNRHKARRNSQSELALQAIRNAKGNNLCVDCGAPNPTWASLNLGALICIECSGIHRNLGTHLSRVRSLDLDDLSPELSQVLRAIGNHMANNVWESCTQGRQKPTPEASREERETWIRAKYEQRVFVAPLPAQAEDSRGSMPDWLLCAVVERDLPRLLLLLAHSNKELINAPLAKASPQPRTALHAACNLGDVVMTQLLVWYGIDVKARGPQGQTALAMARNTGSRECAQILLQYGCPNELSPTLSTPSLSRKSSITSLGRANSTRRRDNF; translated from the exons ATGGTCTGTTTTCCATGCTCTGAACTCATGAGTCAAGGCGATACATTGCAACAGCGGACCACCTACCTCATCTCTGTCACCCTGGTGAAGGTAGAGGCGGTCGAGGAGCATGGCGCAAGACAAACCAGACCGACTGCTCATGTGCTGGGGAGTGAAATTGGCCAGAAGAGACCTGGAGCATTGGTGGATGAGGGAGAGCTTCCCCAGAGGCAGGATGCAGAGGAGGCGGCAGAGCAGGGGGCTGGGAAATGCATCAAACTGAAGGAAGGGGAGCGAGTCCCCTCTACCAGCCTGCAGGTCACCAATACCAACAAAAATGGAAGGAGTGAAGGAACAGGAATGCCAGCTATCAGAGATGATCAACCCTTCCACTTAGCGGACATGGGGGCATCTGCCAATAACACCGAGAGTGACACCTCAGAAAGCATTAGTCAGGGGCCAACCTCTCTGGAGAAGTCCCACTGCAGGACCATCGGCGGCCCAGAGCTCAGGGAGACGAGGAAGAGCCGCTCCTCCAAGAGCCTGAACTGTGAGGACAGGGGGGTCCGAGTGAGTTTCCCCACCAGTGCATCTGAGGACACCGGGTCATTCGTGGGGCCTCACAGAGCCTCCTGGAATGAGAGTGGAAACGGAGCGTTTAGAGAGAGCGGCAGAAACGAGGGTAGTAGTGTATCTGCTCTGGCGTACGGCAATGCAGAGGAAACCCGAGGAAACCTCCCCAGGCCACAGAAGCTGAAGATGGGCTCGGTGTCTTTGCCAGGACCCAACACTCAGGCCTCCAAGACCCTGAGGAAGGGCAAGAAGAGCCACACCCTGGACAATAGTGACCTGCGATGCTTATCTGAGGAGCTCCAGGGCCAGGCAGCTACACATTCACAAGCAGCCCAGTCCAATAAAGCCTCAGCCCGAGACCACAAGATGCTGAAGTTTATTAGCGGTATTTTCAGCAAGAGCAACCCTTCCACTGCCCCTCCAAAGCAGAGCTCTATGCAGAGAGACTCTAGTGAAGAGGAAG TGGCCTGTTCCAACAGTCAAGAATGGACTTTAAATCGCTCCATTCCAGAACTGCATTTG GGTCTGTTGGGAGGTCTACGGAGTGGCAAATCTGCACTGGTCAACAGGTACATCACTCGCAGCTACGTTCCCATGGAATGCCCCGAAG GAGGGAGGTACAAAAAGGAGGTATTGGTGGATGGACAGAGTTACCTTTTACTAATCAGAgaggagcctgggctgcctgatgcacag TTCACCAACTGGGTGGATGCGGTCGTCTTTGTGTTTAGTTTGGAGAATGAAGCAAGCTTCCAAGAAGTGTACAAGGACTTCAGTGAACTCAGCTCCCACCGAAGCACTGTTGATATTCCACTGATAATAGTGGGCACCCAAG ACAAGATAAGTAGCACTAACCCTCGCGTGATCGAGGATAGCCGCGCTCGTCAACTGTCTGTGGATGTGAAGCGCTCAGTGTATTACGAGACCTGTGCCACATATGGCCTCAATGTGGACAGAGTCTTCACAGAGG CTGCTCAGAAGATTGTTGCAGCAAAAAAGCAAGCAGCCCTCCTAGCTGCCAGCAAATCCCTTCCAAACTCCCCCTGTCATTCTGCAGACTCGACATCTGTGCCAGGACCCTACCACGGACAG GCCAGTAATGGAGGTCAGAGTAGTGACGTCTCCTCCTCCCTGCCCTCCACTCCTGTGGTCGGCCATAGAGAGCTGCGGGGAGGAGGCTCTCAGAGAAATATCCCTCGTCGACGGACATCCCTATTTGGG AATCGCAGAGGGAGTGATTCCGAAAAGAAAACACCTGACAACAGGGCTGAAGTACCTGGCATACGCTCAGCTGCCATCAAACAG GGCATACTCTGGAAACGCAGTGGAAGTTCACTGAACAAGGAttggaagaaaaagtttgttaCGTTGTCTAACAATGGCATTCTGTATTACCATTCAAATCAAAAT GACTACACACAGAATGTGCATGGCAAAGAGATCAATTTGTTGCGTGTGACGGTCAAAGTCCCAGGCAAGCGCCCCCCTCGTGCTATGTCTCATGGTGGCTCGACGTCTGGCCTGAATGGAGTACCCAAGGATGGACTGGCCTCTGAAGGGACCACACCAG CTGCCTCCTTAAGCCCAGTCAGCCTGCTGCCTGTGGATGAGGGAGCCGGAGTGGTCAATTCCCCTGCGCGAGAGACTGGACTTCGACGGTGCTCTTCAACACTGTCAAATAAGAACTTTCACTCAG ACGCTGACGGAATGACCAACCTTGCTTCAAAAGAACAGGTCCCAGCCTCCCCAATGACCAGCAGGAAAAAGCccacaagaaaaaaaagcatGAACCCCAAAGGTGATGCAGCCATGGGTCAGGCTGAGG AGGAGGACAATGCCGACTTCATTATAGTATCAAGCACAGGACAAACCTGGCACTTTGAAGCCTCAAGTCAAGACGAGAGAGATGCCTGGGTCCAAGCCATTGAGAGTCAGATCCTTGCCTGTCTGCAAGGCTGTGAGAGCAACAGGCATAAG GCTCGCCGCAACAGCCAGAGTGAATTGGCCCTGCAAGCGATCCGTAATGCTAAAGGCAACAATCTCTGTGTTGACTGTGGGGCACCAA atccAACATGGGCAAGTCTTAACCTGGGAGCACTGATCTGTATTGAGTGCTCAGGTATCCATAGGAACCTGGGGACCCACCTGTCCCGTGTCCGCTCTCTGGACCTGGATGACCTGTCCCCTGAGCTCTCCCAAGTGCTAAGAGCTATTGGGAACCACATGGCAAACAATGTCTGGGAGAGCTGTACCCAGGGGCGACAGAAGCCAACGCCAGAGGCCTCAAG ggaggagagggagacatgGATCCGAGCCAAGTATGAGCAGCGTGTCTTCGTAGCGCCCCTGCCTGCCCAGGCTGAGGACAGCAGGGGTTCCATGCCAGACTGGCTGCTCTGTGCAGTGGTCGAGAGGGACCTCCCCCGCCTACTGCTGCTCCTTGCCCACAGCAACAAGGAGCTGATCAATGCCCCGCTGGCTAAGGCTTCTCCACAGCCACGCACAGCCCTACATGCTGCTTGCAATCTTGGGGATGTGGTGATGACCCAACTGCTGGTCTGG TACGGCATTGATGTAAAGGCAAGAGGTCCACAAGGCCAGACAGCTTTGGCCATGGCTCGAAACACAGGGAGCAGAGAGTGTGCTCAGATCCTGCTGCAATACGGTTGTCCCAATGAACTCTCTCCCACCCTGTCTACACCTAGCCTCTCCCGAAAAAGTAGCATAACCAGTTTGGGACGAGCCAACTCGACCAGGAGAAGGGATAACTTCTGA
- the agap2 gene encoding arf-GAP with GTPase, ANK repeat and PH domain-containing protein 2 isoform X1 has product MVCFPCSELMSQGDTLQQRTTYLISVTLVKVEAVEEHGARQTRPTAHVLGSEIGQKRPGALVDEGELPQRQDAEEAAEQGAGKCIKLKEGERVPSTSLQVTNTNKNGRSEGTGMPAIRDDQPFHLADMGASANNTESDTSESISQGPTSLEKSHCRTIGGPELRETRKSRSSKSLNCEDRGVRVSFPTSASEDTGSFVGPHRASWNESGNGAFRESGRNEGSSVSALAYGNAEETRGNLPRPQKLKMGSVSLPGPNTQASKTLRKGKKSHTLDNSDLRCLSEELQGQAATHSQAAQSNKASARDHKMLKFISGIFSKSNPSTAPPKQSSMQRDSSEEEVACSNSQEWTLNRSIPELHLGLLGGLRSGKSALVNRYITRSYVPMECPEGGRYKKEVLVDGQSYLLLIREEPGLPDAQFTNWVDAVVFVFSLENEASFQEVYKDFSELSSHRSTVDIPLIIVGTQDKISSTNPRVIEDSRARQLSVDVKRSVYYETCATYGLNVDRVFTEAAQKIVAAKKQAALLAASKSLPNSPCHSADSTSVPGPYHGQASNGGQSSDVSSSLPSTPVVGHRELRGGGSQRNIPRRRTSLFGNRRGSDSEKKTPDNRAEVPGIRSAAIKQGILWKRSGSSLNKDWKKKFVTLSNNGILYYHSNQNDYTQNVHGKEINLLRVTVKVPGKRPPRAMSHGGSTSGLNGVPKDGLASEGTTPAASLSPVSLLPVDEGAGVVNSPARETGLRRCSSTLSNKNFHSDADGMTNLASKEQVPASPMTSRKKPTRKKSMNPKGDAAMGQAEAKRKMWKLKSFGSLKNIYKTEEDNADFIIVSSTGQTWHFEASSQDERDAWVQAIESQILACLQGCESNRHKARRNSQSELALQAIRNAKGNNLCVDCGAPNPTWASLNLGALICIECSGIHRNLGTHLSRVRSLDLDDLSPELSQVLRAIGNHMANNVWESCTQGRQKPTPEASREERETWIRAKYEQRVFVAPLPAQAEDSRGSMPDWLLCAVVERDLPRLLLLLAHSNKELINAPLAKASPQPRTALHAACNLGDVVMTQLLVWYGIDVKARGPQGQTALAMARNTGSRECAQILLQYGCPNELSPTLSTPSLSRKSSITSLGRANSTRRRDNF; this is encoded by the exons ATGGTCTGTTTTCCATGCTCTGAACTCATGAGTCAAGGCGATACATTGCAACAGCGGACCACCTACCTCATCTCTGTCACCCTGGTGAAGGTAGAGGCGGTCGAGGAGCATGGCGCAAGACAAACCAGACCGACTGCTCATGTGCTGGGGAGTGAAATTGGCCAGAAGAGACCTGGAGCATTGGTGGATGAGGGAGAGCTTCCCCAGAGGCAGGATGCAGAGGAGGCGGCAGAGCAGGGGGCTGGGAAATGCATCAAACTGAAGGAAGGGGAGCGAGTCCCCTCTACCAGCCTGCAGGTCACCAATACCAACAAAAATGGAAGGAGTGAAGGAACAGGAATGCCAGCTATCAGAGATGATCAACCCTTCCACTTAGCGGACATGGGGGCATCTGCCAATAACACCGAGAGTGACACCTCAGAAAGCATTAGTCAGGGGCCAACCTCTCTGGAGAAGTCCCACTGCAGGACCATCGGCGGCCCAGAGCTCAGGGAGACGAGGAAGAGCCGCTCCTCCAAGAGCCTGAACTGTGAGGACAGGGGGGTCCGAGTGAGTTTCCCCACCAGTGCATCTGAGGACACCGGGTCATTCGTGGGGCCTCACAGAGCCTCCTGGAATGAGAGTGGAAACGGAGCGTTTAGAGAGAGCGGCAGAAACGAGGGTAGTAGTGTATCTGCTCTGGCGTACGGCAATGCAGAGGAAACCCGAGGAAACCTCCCCAGGCCACAGAAGCTGAAGATGGGCTCGGTGTCTTTGCCAGGACCCAACACTCAGGCCTCCAAGACCCTGAGGAAGGGCAAGAAGAGCCACACCCTGGACAATAGTGACCTGCGATGCTTATCTGAGGAGCTCCAGGGCCAGGCAGCTACACATTCACAAGCAGCCCAGTCCAATAAAGCCTCAGCCCGAGACCACAAGATGCTGAAGTTTATTAGCGGTATTTTCAGCAAGAGCAACCCTTCCACTGCCCCTCCAAAGCAGAGCTCTATGCAGAGAGACTCTAGTGAAGAGGAAG TGGCCTGTTCCAACAGTCAAGAATGGACTTTAAATCGCTCCATTCCAGAACTGCATTTG GGTCTGTTGGGAGGTCTACGGAGTGGCAAATCTGCACTGGTCAACAGGTACATCACTCGCAGCTACGTTCCCATGGAATGCCCCGAAG GAGGGAGGTACAAAAAGGAGGTATTGGTGGATGGACAGAGTTACCTTTTACTAATCAGAgaggagcctgggctgcctgatgcacag TTCACCAACTGGGTGGATGCGGTCGTCTTTGTGTTTAGTTTGGAGAATGAAGCAAGCTTCCAAGAAGTGTACAAGGACTTCAGTGAACTCAGCTCCCACCGAAGCACTGTTGATATTCCACTGATAATAGTGGGCACCCAAG ACAAGATAAGTAGCACTAACCCTCGCGTGATCGAGGATAGCCGCGCTCGTCAACTGTCTGTGGATGTGAAGCGCTCAGTGTATTACGAGACCTGTGCCACATATGGCCTCAATGTGGACAGAGTCTTCACAGAGG CTGCTCAGAAGATTGTTGCAGCAAAAAAGCAAGCAGCCCTCCTAGCTGCCAGCAAATCCCTTCCAAACTCCCCCTGTCATTCTGCAGACTCGACATCTGTGCCAGGACCCTACCACGGACAG GCCAGTAATGGAGGTCAGAGTAGTGACGTCTCCTCCTCCCTGCCCTCCACTCCTGTGGTCGGCCATAGAGAGCTGCGGGGAGGAGGCTCTCAGAGAAATATCCCTCGTCGACGGACATCCCTATTTGGG AATCGCAGAGGGAGTGATTCCGAAAAGAAAACACCTGACAACAGGGCTGAAGTACCTGGCATACGCTCAGCTGCCATCAAACAG GGCATACTCTGGAAACGCAGTGGAAGTTCACTGAACAAGGAttggaagaaaaagtttgttaCGTTGTCTAACAATGGCATTCTGTATTACCATTCAAATCAAAAT GACTACACACAGAATGTGCATGGCAAAGAGATCAATTTGTTGCGTGTGACGGTCAAAGTCCCAGGCAAGCGCCCCCCTCGTGCTATGTCTCATGGTGGCTCGACGTCTGGCCTGAATGGAGTACCCAAGGATGGACTGGCCTCTGAAGGGACCACACCAG CTGCCTCCTTAAGCCCAGTCAGCCTGCTGCCTGTGGATGAGGGAGCCGGAGTGGTCAATTCCCCTGCGCGAGAGACTGGACTTCGACGGTGCTCTTCAACACTGTCAAATAAGAACTTTCACTCAG ACGCTGACGGAATGACCAACCTTGCTTCAAAAGAACAGGTCCCAGCCTCCCCAATGACCAGCAGGAAAAAGCccacaagaaaaaaaagcatGAACCCCAAAGGTGATGCAGCCATGGGTCAGGCTGAGG CCAAGCGAAAAATGTGGAAATTAAAGAGTTTTGGTAGCTTGAAAAACATTTACAAGACAG AGGAGGACAATGCCGACTTCATTATAGTATCAAGCACAGGACAAACCTGGCACTTTGAAGCCTCAAGTCAAGACGAGAGAGATGCCTGGGTCCAAGCCATTGAGAGTCAGATCCTTGCCTGTCTGCAAGGCTGTGAGAGCAACAGGCATAAG GCTCGCCGCAACAGCCAGAGTGAATTGGCCCTGCAAGCGATCCGTAATGCTAAAGGCAACAATCTCTGTGTTGACTGTGGGGCACCAA atccAACATGGGCAAGTCTTAACCTGGGAGCACTGATCTGTATTGAGTGCTCAGGTATCCATAGGAACCTGGGGACCCACCTGTCCCGTGTCCGCTCTCTGGACCTGGATGACCTGTCCCCTGAGCTCTCCCAAGTGCTAAGAGCTATTGGGAACCACATGGCAAACAATGTCTGGGAGAGCTGTACCCAGGGGCGACAGAAGCCAACGCCAGAGGCCTCAAG ggaggagagggagacatgGATCCGAGCCAAGTATGAGCAGCGTGTCTTCGTAGCGCCCCTGCCTGCCCAGGCTGAGGACAGCAGGGGTTCCATGCCAGACTGGCTGCTCTGTGCAGTGGTCGAGAGGGACCTCCCCCGCCTACTGCTGCTCCTTGCCCACAGCAACAAGGAGCTGATCAATGCCCCGCTGGCTAAGGCTTCTCCACAGCCACGCACAGCCCTACATGCTGCTTGCAATCTTGGGGATGTGGTGATGACCCAACTGCTGGTCTGG TACGGCATTGATGTAAAGGCAAGAGGTCCACAAGGCCAGACAGCTTTGGCCATGGCTCGAAACACAGGGAGCAGAGAGTGTGCTCAGATCCTGCTGCAATACGGTTGTCCCAATGAACTCTCTCCCACCCTGTCTACACCTAGCCTCTCCCGAAAAAGTAGCATAACCAGTTTGGGACGAGCCAACTCGACCAGGAGAAGGGATAACTTCTGA